Proteins from a genomic interval of Thermoanaerobacterium thermosaccharolyticum DSM 571:
- a CDS encoding PIG-L deacetylase family protein gives MNEKKFKWKYIFIVFALSAIIIISSIMNLKTTFANLTERKPVPDNSDPGQRILVVVPHPDDESLGMAGVIERAVELKRPIKVVIVTDGESYRSAAIALTGHKNPTSRDFYKLGLTRHGESIAAMSVLGLPKSDVIFLGFADGSTRFLWSDFWDNGKPRISGGTNVASSPYKDVYKPGIAYTGQNLENELQNIMKSYKPTDIYYPMADDIHPDHWAVSNFTRYAITALNLNVREHMFLVHHPQWPVPWLLVPNEALLPPTDMKDSNTVWQSFALTKSEESKKELAIKQYKTQIKVMEPFLLAFVRKNELFGTKPVITIPTIDYKPNLYSQNIPYPLLNISTGGVLDQEIYRSADLIKLASFYYDNHLYLGIKTLSPISKNVRYNIEMRLFYKNNIKRIDLGLVNDKLYQYKKANNSLLNSIASKPIINKNILWVKLNIPQKQDLRYIFIGSDSIYKGKLIDKIPWNMYKLSKQA, from the coding sequence TTGAACGAGAAAAAGTTTAAATGGAAATATATTTTTATAGTATTCGCTCTTTCTGCTATAATTATAATTTCTTCTATAATGAATTTAAAGACGACATTTGCTAATCTTACGGAAAGAAAACCTGTTCCAGATAACAGCGATCCAGGTCAAAGAATACTTGTAGTAGTGCCACATCCTGATGATGAATCATTGGGAATGGCAGGTGTTATAGAAAGGGCTGTTGAACTAAAAAGGCCAATAAAAGTAGTTATAGTAACTGACGGTGAAAGCTATAGAAGTGCTGCTATCGCATTGACAGGTCATAAAAATCCCACTTCACGAGACTTCTATAAATTAGGATTAACGCGCCATGGTGAAAGTATAGCTGCAATGTCTGTACTTGGACTGCCTAAAAGCGATGTAATATTTTTAGGATTTGCTGATGGAAGTACCAGATTTTTGTGGAGCGACTTTTGGGATAATGGAAAACCTAGAATAAGCGGAGGAACAAATGTAGCATCTTCTCCATACAAGGATGTGTATAAACCCGGCATAGCATATACAGGTCAAAACTTAGAAAATGAACTGCAGAATATTATGAAGTCATATAAACCAACAGATATTTATTATCCCATGGCAGATGACATACATCCTGATCACTGGGCTGTAAGCAATTTTACAAGATATGCTATTACTGCACTTAATTTAAATGTAAGAGAGCATATGTTTTTAGTTCACCATCCGCAGTGGCCTGTTCCATGGTTATTAGTTCCAAACGAAGCACTTCTGCCTCCTACTGACATGAAAGACAGCAATACAGTGTGGCAAAGCTTTGCTTTAACTAAATCAGAAGAATCTAAAAAAGAACTTGCAATAAAGCAGTATAAGACTCAAATAAAAGTAATGGAACCATTTTTGTTGGCTTTTGTAAGGAAAAATGAGTTGTTTGGAACAAAACCTGTTATAACAATACCAACGATAGATTATAAACCAAATTTATACAGTCAAAATATACCATATCCTCTTCTAAATATATCTACAGGCGGAGTACTTGACCAAGAAATTTATAGAAGTGCTGATTTGATAAAACTTGCTTCATTTTATTATGACAATCATTTATATCTTGGCATCAAAACACTGTCACCTATATCGAAAAATGTAAGATATAATATCGAAATGAGGCTGTTCTACAAAAACAATATAAAGCGAATCGATTTAGGATTAGTAAATGACAAGCTCTATCAGTACAAAAAAGCTAATAATTCTTTATTGAATTCTATAGCTTCAAAGCCAATAATAAATAAAAATATACTGTGGGTTAAATTGAATATACCTCAAAAGCAAGATTTGCGTTATATATTCATAGGATCTGACTCAATATATAAGGGAAAACTGATAGACAAAATTCCGTGGAACATGTATAAGTTATCTAAACAAGCATAA